Proteins co-encoded in one Candidatus Glassbacteria bacterium genomic window:
- a CDS encoding LL-diaminopimelate aminotransferase: MAGELVQQFFAQRIGGENFGRDDTVYKFEKIKRAKRAAIKDHPGVELIDLGVGEPDGMTPAPIVEALRQEAQRYENRGYTDNGIGEFREAVAWHMEHVYGVGGLDPATQINHSIGSKSALALLPSALVDPGDVVLMTVPGYPVFGTHSAWYGAEVVNLPLTEDNGFLPDLDSLDEETARRAKVLVINYPNNPTGRAATEDFFRGVIDWAHRYEVAIIQDAAYAALVYGRKPLSILSIDGAMDVAIELHSLSKSYNMTGWRIGWVCGNAGLVQAFAEVKDHSDSGQFAAIQKAAAVGLRNPQLTGQIAGKYERKLKLLCGAFEKLGYETRMPEGTFYLFMKSPRGIEGGPEFQTAEACSQWLIREQLISTVPEDTAGAFLRAGATFIARDEEDEKRIAGEIGNRLSGSKFVF, translated from the coding sequence ATGGCGGGAGAACTGGTACAGCAGTTTTTTGCGCAGCGAATCGGCGGAGAAAATTTCGGCAGGGACGACACGGTCTACAAGTTCGAGAAGATCAAGCGGGCCAAACGCGCGGCGATCAAGGATCATCCCGGCGTGGAGCTGATCGACCTGGGCGTGGGCGAACCTGACGGGATGACTCCCGCTCCCATCGTCGAGGCTCTCCGCCAGGAAGCGCAGCGATACGAGAACCGTGGTTACACGGATAACGGGATCGGCGAGTTCCGCGAGGCCGTGGCCTGGCACATGGAGCATGTTTACGGTGTCGGCGGCCTGGATCCCGCGACCCAGATCAACCACAGTATCGGCAGCAAGAGCGCCCTGGCGCTGCTGCCCAGCGCGCTGGTGGATCCGGGCGATGTCGTGCTGATGACCGTCCCCGGCTACCCGGTGTTCGGCACCCACAGCGCCTGGTACGGCGCCGAGGTGGTTAACCTGCCGCTGACCGAGGATAACGGCTTCCTGCCTGACCTCGACTCGCTGGACGAGGAAACCGCCCGTCGCGCCAAGGTGCTGGTGATCAATTACCCCAATAACCCCACCGGCAGGGCGGCGACAGAGGATTTTTTCCGCGGGGTGATCGACTGGGCGCACCGCTACGAGGTGGCGATTATCCAGGACGCGGCCTACGCAGCGCTGGTCTACGGCCGTAAGCCGCTGAGCATTCTGTCAATCGATGGAGCGATGGACGTGGCGATCGAGCTGCACTCGCTCTCCAAGAGCTATAACATGACCGGCTGGCGGATCGGCTGGGTCTGCGGCAACGCTGGACTGGTGCAGGCGTTCGCCGAGGTCAAGGACCACTCGGACAGCGGCCAGTTCGCGGCCATCCAGAAAGCCGCCGCGGTGGGCCTGCGCAATCCGCAACTCACCGGGCAGATCGCCGGCAAATACGAGCGCAAGCTGAAACTGCTCTGCGGTGCGTTCGAGAAACTGGGGTACGAGACACGGATGCCCGAGGGCACGTTCTACCTGTTCATGAAAAGCCCGAGGGGGATCGAGGGCGGCCCGGAGTTCCAGACTGCCGAGGCCTGCTCCCAGTGGCTGATCCGCGAGCAGCTGATTTCCACCGTGCCCGAGGACAC